Proteins co-encoded in one Arachis stenosperma cultivar V10309 chromosome 7, arast.V10309.gnm1.PFL2, whole genome shotgun sequence genomic window:
- the LOC130939847 gene encoding uncharacterized protein LOC130939847, giving the protein MKDPGSFQIPCIIGDISIEKALCDLGASINLVSLAMMKRMRIEEVKPTRMALQLADRTFKFPHGVVEDLLVKVGEFIFPADFVVLDMEEEANASIILGRPFLATAGAIIDVQKGESVLRLHEEKIVFNVFTAMSYPQRVHWRVYDGGYYGDTSPRSSGRRQA; this is encoded by the coding sequence ATGaaggatcctgggagctttCAAATCCCATGCATCATAGGAGACATTAGCATTGAGAAGGCATTATGTGATCTGGGAGCTAGCATCAACCTTGTGTCCTTGGCCATGATGAAGAGAATGAGAATTGAAGAAGTCAAGCCAACAAGAATGGCACTTCAACTAGCAGATAGAACATTCAAGTTCCCCCATGGAGTAGTGGAAGACTTGTTGGTTAAGGTGGGAGAATTCATCTTTCCAGCAGATTTTGTAGTGCTTGATATGGAAGAAGAGGCCAATGCATCAATCATACTAGGGAGGCCATTTTTGGCAACAGCTGGAGCTAtaattgatgtacaaaagggagaatcggttcttaggcttcatgaaGAAAAGATAGTATTCAATGTTTTCACCGCTATGAGTTACCCCCAAAGAGTGCATTGGAGAGTGTATGATGGTGGATACTATGGAGACACTAGTCCAAGGAGTTCTGGAAGAAGACAAGCTTGA